The Roseibaca calidilacus genome has a window encoding:
- the radC gene encoding RadC family protein, protein MTQASPGFQDFGLPLFSKAPVAQAGAPEKPVAARQPSYLRDHRKRLRDRFMAGGAQAMPDYELLEMLLFRAIPRQDVKPLARELIDLFGDLAGVISAPEARLRKVSGIGDAVLVELKLADACAQRMARARIINRPAISSWAALLDYCHTAMSHKETEEFRVLFLDRKNTLIADEVQGSGTVDHVPVYPREIMRRALELNATALILVHNHPSGDPTPSQADIAMTEQVKRAAECLSITLHDHLVIGKSCEISFRATGLI, encoded by the coding sequence ATGACACAAGCATCCCCAGGGTTTCAGGACTTCGGTCTGCCATTGTTTTCCAAGGCCCCTGTGGCGCAGGCGGGGGCACCTGAAAAACCTGTCGCCGCGCGCCAACCGTCTTATCTGCGCGACCACCGCAAACGCTTGCGCGACCGGTTCATGGCCGGGGGCGCACAGGCCATGCCGGATTACGAATTGCTTGAGATGCTGCTGTTTCGTGCCATCCCGCGGCAAGATGTCAAACCACTTGCGCGCGAATTGATCGACCTGTTCGGCGATCTGGCCGGGGTCATTTCCGCGCCCGAAGCGCGATTGCGCAAAGTGTCGGGCATTGGCGACGCGGTTCTGGTCGAGTTGAAATTGGCCGATGCCTGCGCGCAGCGCATGGCCCGCGCCCGAATCATAAACCGCCCGGCAATTTCAAGTTGGGCCGCCTTGCTGGATTACTGCCATACAGCGATGTCGCATAAGGAAACGGAAGAATTCCGCGTGCTGTTTCTGGACCGCAAGAACACGCTGATCGCGGATGAGGTGCAAGGCAGTGGAACGGTGGACCATGTCCCGGTTTACCCGCGCGAGATTATGCGCCGCGCGCTAGAACTGAACGCAACCGCGCTGATCCTTGTGCACAATCACCCTTCGGGTGATCCGACACCTTCTCAGGCAGATATCGCGATGACAGAGCAAGTGAAGCGTGCCGCGGAATGCCTGTCCATTACGTTGCACGATCACCTTGTCATCGGCAAATCCTGTGAAATCAGCTTTCGGGCGACGGGTCTGATATAA